One Anas acuta chromosome 32, bAnaAcu1.1, whole genome shotgun sequence DNA segment encodes these proteins:
- the PGLS gene encoding 6-phosphogluconolactonase, which yields MSRRVSVFPSPQELGPALAQLVAQRAAGSGGRFSLGLSGGSLVALLARDLPSALPGGGGGGDEPWLVAFCDERLVPPEHPESTSGAYEAQLLPRLPGPKPRVLSVTPGLSPHDAAADYAAKLREAFRGASVPVFDLLILGVGPDGHTCSLFPDHPLLKEEEKIVAAITDSPKPPPERITLTLPVLNAARTVVFVATGGGKAAVLKRILEGSEQNPLPAARVQPHTGQLLWFLDEAAAAELSIPLEKHSVL from the exons ATGTCGCGCCGGGTCTCGGTGTTCCCGTCCCCTCAGGAGCTGGGCCCGGCCCTGGCTCAGTTGGTGGCGCAGCGGGCGGCCGGCAGCGGCGGCCGCTTCTCGCTGGGCCTCTCTGGGGGCAGCCTGGTGGCTCTCCTGGCCCGGGATCTTCCCTCCGCCCTccccggtggcggcggcggcggcgacgAGCCCTGGCTGGTGGCGTTCTGCGACGAGCGCCTGGTGCCTCCCGAGCACCCCGAGAGCACCTCCGGGGCCTACGAG gcccagctgctgccccggCTCCCCGGGCCCAAGCCCCGGGTGCTCAGCGTCACCCCCGGGCTGTCCCCGCACGATGCTGCCGCTGATTATGCCGCCAAGCTCCGAGAG GCTTTTCGGGGTGCCAGCGTGCCCGTCTTTGACTTGCTCATCCTGGGAGTGGGGCCGGACGGCCACACCTGCTCCCTTTTCCCCGACCACCCCCTGCTGAAG gaggaggagaaaatcgTTGCTGCTATCACCGATTCCCCCAAGCCGCCGCCGGAGCGGATCACGTTGACCCTCCCGGTGCTGAACGCGGCGCGCACCGTGGTGTTCGTGGCCACGGGGGGAGGCAAAGCCGCCGTCCTGAAG CGCATCCTGGAAGGCTCCGAGCAGAACCCCCTCCCCGCTGCTCGCGTCCAGCCCCACACGGGGCAGCTGCTCTGGTTCCTGgacgaggcggcggcggcggagctgAGCATTCCCCTGGAGAAACATTCCGTCCTGTAG